A region of the bacterium genome:
TGAAATGTATTTGAACAGTCGAGAGCGAAGACGGCAGTAAGTGAATGGGATGCTTTTCATGGTGGAGGGGTTTTGGGGATATGAAGGTCAAGGTATTGTCCTGAGTGTTTTGTGATGGACGTTAATCACCGGAGTCTGCGAGTGGAAGTCTTGCGGGTATTGCGACGGCAGCGCGGCACTTCTTCTATACGTATATTTGTCATGTAGTTAGAGGAGGTTTGGTGTGACGTATTGGCAAGCACGCTCCGGTTATTTTCCGGCTTGCAAGGTGCAGGGGAATTGCCTACCTTACCTTCTTCATAAACAAAGCGCCAAGTCAAGATAAATCAAACATGTCAGCAGCAACTTCTCCAACGCCATTGGTGTCAGTCATTATCGTGAACACGAACAACGGCAAAGACATTCTGCCGTGTCTGGCGGCCCTCGCAGAGCGGGATCAGGGAATTCCGTTCGAAGTGGTTGTAGCGGATAACGGTTCGACGGACGGTTCACTCGAAGCGATTGCCGAGCGGTTTCCGTGGGTGAAAGTGATTGCAACGGGGGAAAATCGGGGATTCGGCGCGGCCTGTAACGTGGGTATCAAGCACAGCACGGCGACGACATACCTGCTGTTGAATCCGGACACGGAAGTGCGGCCGTTCGCGCTGGGGAGAATGTATGAGCAGTTGAGTTCGCATCCGAGTTGGGGGATTGTTGGCGCGCGAATGCTGAACAGCAAGGGCGTGCCCTATCGCGCGGCGCGGCGTTTTCCGACAGTGCGTGACCTGATGCTGGAATGTCTTGCGCTGCCGAAGCTGTTTCCGCGTTCGAAGCGGTTCAATGGATATCTCTACGGTGAATCCGAGATTGGAGAGTTGGACAAAGTGGATCAGGTGGAAGGGAGCTGTCTGATGATTTCGCCGGCGGCCTATGCGAAAGTTGGCTTGCTCGACGAGCGGTTCTTTGTCTACTTCGAGGAGGTGGATTGGTGCAGACGGGTCAGGGAAGCGGGATTTGAGAATCACATCGTGCAGGATGCGGAAGTTCAGCATCACCTGTCCACGACGATGAGCCGCAACCTGCCTCGCACGCGGCGCATTCACGCACAGAGCGCGATGAAGTATTATCTAAAATATGACGGAGCGCGCGGGTTGGCGGAGGTTCGGAGCAAACTGCGCACAGCGCTGGTGGTGCGGATGCTGCTGCTGGCGCCGCTCAGTGTTTTGAGCACGCGCAATAGGATTCGACTGCGCGCGGCCTATGCCGAGTGGCGCACCTACGGAGAAGGACTCGCGTCGTGAAGGTGCTGCACGTCATGAATGGTCCGAACTGGGGCGGTTCGTATGCGCTGGCCACGCGACTGTGCGTGCAACAGCGCAAAGCGGGAGTCGACGCGACGGTCTGTCATTTGGAAGGCGGCAACTCAAAGGAGCGGGTGACAGCGATGGGCGCTCCGCTGCTCAGTTACGATCCGGAGACGACATTCACCTCGAAGCTGGCGCGGTGGAGCGACCTCGAAAGAGGCTACGAGCGGATTCTGCGCGAGTGGCGTCCCGATATCATTCACACTCACGTCTCGCTTTCGCATCTGCTGACAGGGCGGATACTGTCGCGTCTGAAGGGGCCAAAGTGGGTCGCGCTGTTTCATCAGTCGTGGAGACAGTTCGGCTACGACTATGGGATGCAGGGGAAGCCGTGGATGAAGTATTACATGATGCTGCGTCACGGTTTCGGAGATGTCTGGTCAACGAGGCGATGTGATCAAATTGTGACGGTCTCGGAGGCGATACGGCGCGACTGTCTGCGATTCGGTATGCGCGGTTCGCGCGTGAAGACGATCTACAACGGGGTTATTCCGCAAGTTGTGGAGCACGTGCCTCCGCTGCGGGACGAGTGGGGGATTCCCGCCGAGCATCGGGTGATTTGCAGTTTGGGCTACTTCGATCCGCGCAAGGGATTCGACCTGCTGGTTGCGGCGTTCGAGCAGTTTGGCGGAAGGCATCCGGACGTGCATCTGGTGATTGCGGGCGGGAATATCGGGAATGAGACACAGTATCGGGAAAAGATACTCCAGATGAAAGCGAGTTCCCGCTATAAAGAACGCATCCATATTCTCGGAGAGCAGAATTCGGGCGCGGTGTTTCTGTTGAACGGGGATATCTGTGTTGTACCATCGCGGCAAGAACCTGCCTCGACAGTGCTGATTGAGGCGATGCATTTAGGGATGCCGTGCGTGGTGACTTCTGCCGGGGGGGGCAATGAGCTTGCCCGTCACGAAGAGGAGTCGCTGGTGTTTGAAAACGGCAACGTGGGAGATCTTGCGGCACAGATCGAACGGCTCTTGAATGATCCGGTATTTGCCTCAAGGCTTGGAAAAGCGGCAGCTACGAAAGCGCGGACGCAACTGACCCTTGAGCGCTGTGCGAAGGATTACATTGAATTATATAAGGAAATCTTGGAGGAGCGCGGTAAAGGGTAGTTTGGAGAGATAGTTGCATTCCTTCTGGTCAATGCGAGGGTCTGCTTTGGTTTAAGCTTCGGCAAGAGTTTGCCGATACCTTAATGAAAAGCCTCGGCGCGGACACTCCGCAAGCGATTGCGGGGTTGAAAGACGACCATATAGAGGGCGATTAAGCCCATAGCCTGCTTAGACCAGGAGGATAAATTGAAGAGCGCAACAGTTATTACCCGCATAGCCGTATGGACGGCATTCCTGATGGTGTCGACGGCCTTTGCCGCAACATCGACGACAGTCAAGGAATTGTGGCAACAAGCCGAACAAGGTGTGCTGCTGACCGCAGACCAGAAGGCGGAACTTGAACCATTTCTCAAGGAATTCGAGCGACGCGGAAACGAGAGTATTGATGCGGTGGGAGGACCGGACGGTTACGGTTATTATTATGTGGACAATCAGAGCGGCGATACGGCGAGCTACAACTGGCTTGAGTTGCGGGGCGATCCGCTTGCGACGTGGGTGAACTTCAGTTCGGCGGACGATGCGAGCGAGTATGTTCCGCTGGCATTTCCGTTTCCGTTTTACGGGATTCTGTATTACGGGGTCTATGTCAGCACGAACGGCTTCCTGACCTTCGAGGACAATCGCTTTGCCTCGGCGAATCAGTGTTTGCCGACGGCGGCTCTGGGTGGTCCGGCGATTTGCGCTTTTTGGGACGACCTGCATCTGCATCACGGCAGCAATCAGGTGAACAACAACACGGTGGTGTGGCGCGACTTCGGTGAGTATGTAGTCATTCAGTTTGACAACATCGGCCATTACGGATTTCCAGCGCCTCCGGAAGACAACTTCACGTTTGAGATTCTGCTCTTCCCGAACGGGAGCATCAAGCTTCAGTATCAGGAGTGCAATTACAGCACATATCCCAATTCGCAGACTATCGGCATTCAGCAGAACGTAGGCGGGACGGCGCTGCAGTACGTGTGCAATAACAGTTCTCCGACGAACGGCCGCGCGGTGTGGTTCTATCAGGGCGGATTCGGCTCGATCGGAGGACACGTGACGGCGAACGGCCAACCGGTTTATCAGGCGACGGTGCTGATTGAAGGGACGAATCAGGTGACGTCGACGGACGGATCGGGATTCTTCTACTTCCCGACGGCGCCGATCGGGACACATTCCGTGACGGCGCGCAGTTTTGGATATTCAACTGTCACGCACAGCAATATCACGGTTACGACGAATCAGATGACGACGCGGGACTTCGGCCTCGCAACGGTGGCGGTTCACGATTTCAATTGGAATCACGCTCCGATGGCGATTCCGGATCGCGACACGGTATATGCGCAGATCATGATGGACGACAATTTCGCGATCAGCGGCATGGCGGTGCAGATTAACAACCTGACGCACACGTATATCGGTGACATCGTCATGTGGCTGCAGAGTCCGTGGGGTTCGCGGATCCTGCTTTCGGACCGCAACGGCGGCAGCGGCGACAATATGATGAACTGTCAGCTTGACGACTTGGCGGGAGTTTCGGTTGCCAACGGCATCGCACCGTTCAGCAATCGTTATCTGCCGGAGCAGGCTCTGGCAGCATTTAATTCCCATCCTTGTCGCGGCACGTGGACATTAATACTTTTTGACGCTGCCAATCAGGATCAGGGAACGCTCGTAGATTGGACGCTGCGGGTGACGGGG
Encoded here:
- a CDS encoding glycosyltransferase family 2 protein, which codes for MSAATSPTPLVSVIIVNTNNGKDILPCLAALAERDQGIPFEVVVADNGSTDGSLEAIAERFPWVKVIATGENRGFGAACNVGIKHSTATTYLLLNPDTEVRPFALGRMYEQLSSHPSWGIVGARMLNSKGVPYRAARRFPTVRDLMLECLALPKLFPRSKRFNGYLYGESEIGELDKVDQVEGSCLMISPAAYAKVGLLDERFFVYFEEVDWCRRVREAGFENHIVQDAEVQHHLSTTMSRNLPRTRRIHAQSAMKYYLKYDGARGLAEVRSKLRTALVVRMLLLAPLSVLSTRNRIRLRAAYAEWRTYGEGLAS
- a CDS encoding glycosyltransferase family 4 protein, which gives rise to MKVLHVMNGPNWGGSYALATRLCVQQRKAGVDATVCHLEGGNSKERVTAMGAPLLSYDPETTFTSKLARWSDLERGYERILREWRPDIIHTHVSLSHLLTGRILSRLKGPKWVALFHQSWRQFGYDYGMQGKPWMKYYMMLRHGFGDVWSTRRCDQIVTVSEAIRRDCLRFGMRGSRVKTIYNGVIPQVVEHVPPLRDEWGIPAEHRVICSLGYFDPRKGFDLLVAAFEQFGGRHPDVHLVIAGGNIGNETQYREKILQMKASSRYKERIHILGEQNSGAVFLLNGDICVVPSRQEPASTVLIEAMHLGMPCVVTSAGGGNELARHEEESLVFENGNVGDLAAQIERLLNDPVFASRLGKAAATKARTQLTLERCAKDYIELYKEILEERGKG
- a CDS encoding carboxypeptidase regulatory-like domain-containing protein, whose protein sequence is MKSATVITRIAVWTAFLMVSTAFAATSTTVKELWQQAEQGVLLTADQKAELEPFLKEFERRGNESIDAVGGPDGYGYYYVDNQSGDTASYNWLELRGDPLATWVNFSSADDASEYVPLAFPFPFYGILYYGVYVSTNGFLTFEDNRFASANQCLPTAALGGPAICAFWDDLHLHHGSNQVNNNTVVWRDFGEYVVIQFDNIGHYGFPAPPEDNFTFEILLFPNGSIKLQYQECNYSTYPNSQTIGIQQNVGGTALQYVCNNSSPTNGRAVWFYQGGFGSIGGHVTANGQPVYQATVLIEGTNQVTSTDGSGFFYFPTAPIGTHSVTARSFGYSTVTHSNITVTTNQMTTRDFGLATVAVHDFNWNHAPMAIPDRDTVYAQIMMDDNFAISGMAVQINNLTHTYIGDIVMWLQSPWGSRILLSDRNGGSGDNMMNCQLDDLAGVSVANGIAPFSNRYLPEQALAAFNSHPCRGTWTLILFDAANQDQGTLVDWTLRVTGTEIPEGRVFGYVTDMNSTPIANAVVTFETLGTTAVTNANGYYSMWLPVGQWTLDYSAPGYCEQSVTEILVNNNAELQYDVMLGAPAGTPSTTLIMQEAGSEGIYTSDFVLMSSGTCTWDYTISVNADGWLSVSPMQGSIAAGWTDLVTLTFNTTGLAAGRHTGELEISHNGISGRIVISVVLDLAMSAEEESALPEQFALRGNYPNPFNGQTEIAFDLPTASPVNLTVHNLLGQEVVTILNETRTAGYHSVKWTAQAANGTALPTGLYFLRLNAGEKVFVSKLVLTR